The genomic segment CATGCTCCCTCGAAACTGCTCAGAAACTTAGTTATGGTTTATCAACATTGCATTGTTCTTTTAATTCCAattcattataatatttaagtttAGTTGTTATTCAATTTCCCTAATTTTACCTATAAGCCAATTTTACCTATAAGCCCAGGTTCAAGAAAagctataataaaaattaaagtatctTTCCCTTAATTACAAAGTCCATTACATTTAACTTCTAGATTGCTACATTATAAATTAAGTTGGCCTCACATGATACTTTTCTCAATTATTAATATGTAATCAAGTTGATGCTGGTATAATGATTCACAAAGTTCTTCATATGTTTTTTGATTGGGATGATGTGTTGCACTATgaagatttgtattttttgcaTAAAGTGTTTTATGATAAGgttattggttgttttttttaagccaTTTGAAAACAAtgctttgaaatttaaattttaacttggTGCATGTTATTTAAACTTTGATGTTGGAGTCTTACTTCAAAAAAATAGTAGGAAGGCTTGCAACATATTGAACACAATATGGACACTAATAAtgtaatataaatgaatattcagtgtcaaaaaaattaaatatattatagaatcttataataaaattagataatattaatataaattacaagCATATCAGAAGGCTTATAAACAGCCCAAAACACAATACAAGTTTTTGATTGTTTGAAcaaattttggtttgattttaattattttttttatataaaaaatcaatttaattatttttataagtaaaaataaaaccaaaccgATAATTCTGCTCATCGAACATcgaagttataattttttaattagattgtaGTTGAATTATCCACGTGCTAACTAGTGTATCTAGATGAATTTCTTTGCACGTGCTTACATCACGGGGATAGCTTGGTGGTCAAGGAGATATATTTTATCCGTTGATTTTCCgagtttaaatcttaaaatcaatatttatccGAGTTCAAATCTCAAGGTCAACATCGTAGAAACCTGTTAtcatatagttttgtttttagtcacgagcataaataaaaaaattattcctaaaATAATTAGCACAATATCCATTATTATAAATGCTGCTTCTCCAAGAAGCCCATTAAAACTCTCCATGATATTTTAGACCCGTcgctctccctctccctctcccagTCCTCGTTCTTGGAATAAAAAATCTGAatccaaatttcaaatttaaattatggCAATACGTGTAGATTTAATTCCTTCTTGGGAAATGTTTAGGCGTGTTTACCGAAGAGGCCAGTGGCGTTACCTCTATCCTTTCTTGTTTTTGAGGTTGATCTGAATCTTCCCTCCCGGAGTCCCACCTAGCCTTGTCTTCTTGCTCCATTCTGTAAAagacaaaccctaaaaaattaaagggcgAGAAAGCAGAGAGCTAGGGAGAAACCCAAAAACctaaaccaaaagaaaagagtgAGGCAGAGAGAAAAGTGAGTGCAGGTGAGTTCACTCTCCCGGGGCTGGTGCACGTTTGCACCACCACATGATGCGGCTGCCCTCGTTTGTTTGCAGAAAaatattctttcttttaaaaagtggattgtttgaaaattaactcttaaaatttaaattatttttttaatatctaacgtcatggaaaataatttctaataaaatggattatttttaaatattttcctgCCCCCCTCTCTTTCCCGAGCACTTCAGCCTATCTATCTACTTTCCTGCTATAGAAAGGTGAAGTTTTTGTGGTATGTTATTATTTTGGGTTTTCCATCACCATGGATTCTTATGAAGCTGCTAACATGGTGTTTTCAAGGATCCAAAACTTGGAACCTGAAAATGCCTCAAAAATCATGGGCTACCTTCTCTTGCAAGACTATGGAGAGAAAGAGATGATACGTTTTGCCTTTGGACCAGAGACCCTTCTGCACAATCTCATTCTCTATGCCAAAACCCAACTGGGATTTCTCTCAAACAAAACCtcttcttcaccttttattCCTTCCTCCAGACCCAGTCCCTTGTCCATCCCCTCTTCAAGAATCACAAACAATAATGGCTTTGAAATCACAAACCCCTCTTCTCCCTCTACAAACTCTTGGCATTTTTCGACTCCCAACTCCACTTCTCCACTCTCTTATGCCAGTGTTGTTAATGGAGCCAGTAGTATTAATGCTAGTTCAACACCTTTTCAGCCCACCGTCTCGTTATCTAATGCGTTTCCTTACAGCAATAACAATAGTAGTGCCAGTGATCTTGTTGATGAATATGAACTCCAGGATCGCTTTTCCTTTCTCAATGATTCAAAGACAGATGGTTTATTTGATCCAAGGGCAGAGTTAGCCACGAGTCCAACTGAATATGGTGATAACGGCTCGCACAAGCGAAGTTTTTCAGTACCAGACACGTGTGTTGGTTCGGAAGATTCAAACTCCGGGTTTGGTTGGAAGCCTTGCTTATATTTTTCGAGAGGGTTTTGCAAAAATGGTTCAGGTTGCAGGTTTGTTCATGGAGATTCAGCTGATACTGCTGCCATTGTTGGTTCACCAGGTGAACTCTACGAGTTTGAACAGTGTCTACAAATTCTCAGGTCAAAGGCTGCTGCCCAGCAAAAGAAGCTAGCAGCAGCCTCCCAGTTCATGGCTGGAGctaattttttatctcacaATAAAAGCTTGGACTTCCATCATCAGCAACAAAATGACAGCCAAAGGTACATGCATTGCACATGGAGTCGAGGCTTGAAAACCTTTTTTAGTTCTTACTTGCAATGCTACTATACTCTCCGAATTGTTATTTTCGAAAAGGGGTGGGGGGATTTTTGGTAGTTGGTTTTTTAATTGTGGCAGCTCCAATTTGCTGTTTTAGATCAGCTGCGGTAGCTGCATTGATGATGGGGGATGAGCTTCACAAGTATGGAAGAATCCGGCCTGGAAGGAATGATTTTTCGCAAATTGGACTGGGAGGGGCAACGAGCCCAAGTTCAAGACAGATCTATTTGACATTCCCAGCTGATAGTACGTTCAGAGAAGAAGacgtttcaaattattttaggtcagtttttttcttgttttcccataaataaaatttggattttgaacAATTTGCTGAAGATAGTTTCTTTGCTGGCGTGGTTTTGAAGCATTTACGGGCCCGTGCAAGATGTGAGGATCCCATACCAGCAGAAGAGAATGTTTGGATTTGTTACATTTGTGTTTGCAGAGACAGCGAGGCTTATTTTGGCAAAAGGGAACCCGCATTTTGTATGTGATTCCCGTGTGCTTGTTAAGCCTTACAAGGAGAAGGGAAAAGTCCCAGACAAGTATAGTCTTGTACCATTCATCTTGAGAATATTTGCGTTTATTAGTTTCTTTGTATCGCTCAATGATATTTATGTTCCTACTTTAACCATTTCAGGAAGCATCATCAACAGCAACAGATTGAGAGGGAAGAGTATTCAGCTTGTCCAAGCCCATCCAGGATCAATTCTAGAGAGGCATTTGATCTCCATATTGGTAACTAAACAAGCCATAATGTTCATTTTATAATCTAAAATTGTAATGGTTTTTAGTGAAGGATTGTTTTTGGTCTACAGGAGCTAGAATGTTATACAATACTCAAGAGATGCTGAGCAGGAAATTAAAGGAAGAGGCTGATTTCCAGCAAGCTATTGAATCCCAAGGGAGAAGGCTATTGAATCTGCAACTTCTAGActtgaaaaataacaatcatcaacatcaacatcaacatcgaTACCTTCATGGTTTGTTAACTGGGTCTCCGCCTACACCAACTATCCTGCAGAGTCCCAACAATCAAACTCCCTTTTTTCCTGTTGATGACATTGATCAAGATGTTCCTCGAGGTTTGTTAATCGATCCTCAATCGTTATCAACTTTTACATTTACGCTCATGATTTTGGATGGCAATGAAGGTAATATCTACTGTCTTGCTGCAGGTAATGGTGGCAACCCTGATGCCGCAGTTGCTCAAAATGCTGTTTCAGATGTTGACAAGGAAGGGGGTCCAGCTTGCGATCACAATGATGGCAATAGCAATCATAGAGATAAAGAGGAGAAGTTCAACAATGAAGAAACCTATCTCCATGAAAAGTAAGAAAGCACATTTACGCTTAGAttctggttaatttttttaatgttctactttattttttctgtttttcgtTCAAGTATCTCCTTTTCATTCTATTCACCATTACTTTTCCCTCTCCTTTATGTTCCATAACTTCATGTTGCATCATGTGAGCAGTTTGGAGCATATTCTCCCAGACAATCTCTTTGCTTCTCCTAAGAAATCAGCTGGTGACCCCTTCACTGTCTTCTCCGCAGCTTCCGTGGAGGCTGATGAAAATACCACAAGCACTACATCATCTTCTCTCAACATGACCTCTCTTAAATCATGTTCTCTCCAAAAGCCCAggtaaatacataaaaaacacACTCACTTTTATGACCTCTATCAAAGGAAGATGGTTAATCATTACCTGCTCTTTTCAGGTTGTCTTCTGGGCCTGGAACCGCTGGTACATAGGGGGCAAAAGTGAGCGTGGCCAGCAGTGGAGAGATTTGACAATTTTTTAGGGTGAGAGATCAGCAAAATTTGTGTAGTGAAAATTATAGGCATGTACAGTCCATTCAATTTCACAGCTTTCTGTCTAATTGGATTCCGTTATAATGTatggaccctttttttttaatcctttgcAGATATATTGGAAGCACATACAGAAGTAAAAGAAATCCTCTAGCTTGTATTAGCCAAAAAACTATAGCCACGACAAAGAAAAGGATCTGCTGACCAGATCTCAGCAAAGATCACCATCGTCATTAAAACACACTACTTACAACGAATACATAAAAGCATACATAACAGATGAACTGCAAGGGAGCGGGGGTCCCTCTCTGCGGGTATGTACGTGCTGGGGGACCGCTCAACAATTGCATTGCAGAACAAACAAAAGTCCAGTAGTGAATCCCTTATTTGTAATTCAAgtgcttttctttattttgtttttagtatgaggtgaaaagaaatagaaattaaGACTGTATGGAAGAAAAATAGTACTTCTTACGTCACTGTGTACAGAAATAGACCCCAGTAAGTTAAGAAGATCTGTAGCAGCAGAAGTACAACCACTAGACACCCAAGGCAGACCAGACCTTAAAAGGTTAAGAAATGCAATGGCTCAAGTGGAGTGCAAGAGCTGTGCTTTTACTGTCACAGTGTCCTGTGCCCCCCATTAGATTACAGAACAGATAGAGCTATATTTCTGGGGGAAAAAATATAGTCGAGGGTAAATAAAAGATTGTTCTTTCATGTGAATAAAAGAAACCACAAAATAAACAAAGGATTCCCTTCCTTTTTGTCTCATTTTGTGGTTTCTTTTAGGTGGAGATGAATAGGTTAGGGCCACACTCTCACATGGGGCGCGTAAAATCACTCCTTTCCCTTTCACTCTTATAACCTCGTTCACGTTTAAATTATTTACCCTTTCTTCTTCCTAGCTGGTTGTTTAACCTGGGCGTAAAAATGGAGGGGTTCAGCAGCACATGGATCCATTGAGTGCACTAATTTTCCACGGTCCGTTTTGTTAGGTTATTGATCTCTTTTGAGCATCGTGTTCTTGCGTATGTTTTGCCCGGCGAGTAGATCTTGTACCGAGGACCACCGCGGGGAATATTTATGGTTGATAACTAAGATGCTGATAGATTTCTGATATTGCTTTGCTTTTCGCACTGATTTGGGGTTTGATGTCAATGTCATGCACCCCTCCTCGAATGCAATTTGCAGGCTTTGCTGTCTCCAATTTGGTTAATAAATAGCCTCCGAAATAGTAGTCAAGCATGGTGTCCAAATCacaacattttcattttgtgTGGAAAGATGAGAGATGCTTTGAAATGATTAAGAAGAAATGGTAATCACAGTTGCACCTTGTTTCTAATTAAGGGTAGTCTTTTCCATGATCACCTGTCATAAACCTCAGGGTACTGGAGATAACTTTAGGATCTCGAGAAATGAGTAGGGGTGCACGGAAATTACCTTAgacacccataaaaaaaaaaaaagtagtctTATCCAGGATTTATTGATGGGATTAGTGGCTAGGGGTAAGTGATCTCTCATTTTCAGGTTTCGGTGGTGCTTGTCAATTTCAAGGGTGATGGTGATTGAAAGAGAGTttgtctttcaatttcttttctgtaTATTTCAAAATGCACT from the Populus nigra chromosome 1, ddPopNigr1.1, whole genome shotgun sequence genome contains:
- the LOC133679656 gene encoding zinc finger CCCH domain-containing protein 53-like; the encoded protein is MDSYEAANMVFSRIQNLEPENASKIMGYLLLQDYGEKEMIRFAFGPETLLHNLILYAKTQLGFLSNKTSSSPFIPSSRPSPLSIPSSRITNNNGFEITNPSSPSTNSWHFSTPNSTSPLSYASVVNGASSINASSTPFQPTVSLSNAFPYSNNNSSASDLVDEYELQDRFSFLNDSKTDGLFDPRAELATSPTEYGDNGSHKRSFSVPDTCVGSEDSNSGFGWKPCLYFSRGFCKNGSGCRFVHGDSADTAAIVGSPGELYEFEQCLQILRSKAAAQQKKLAAASQFMAGANFLSHNKSLDFHHQQQNDSQRSAAVAALMMGDELHKYGRIRPGRNDFSQIGLGGATSPSSRQIYLTFPADSTFREEDVSNYFSIYGPVQDVRIPYQQKRMFGFVTFVFAETARLILAKGNPHFVCDSRVLVKPYKEKGKVPDKKHHQQQQIEREEYSACPSPSRINSREAFDLHIGARMLYNTQEMLSRKLKEEADFQQAIESQGRRLLNLQLLDLKNNNHQHQHQHRYLHGLLTGSPPTPTILQSPNNQTPFFPVDDIDQDVPRGNGGNPDAAVAQNAVSDVDKEGGPACDHNDGNSNHRDKEEKFNNEETYLHENLEHILPDNLFASPKKSAGDPFTVFSAASVEADENTTSTTSSSLNMTSLKSCSLQKPRLSSGPGTAGT